The Chroicocephalus ridibundus chromosome 3, bChrRid1.1, whole genome shotgun sequence genome has a segment encoding these proteins:
- the CIMIP2C gene encoding ciliary microtubule inner protein 2C, translating to MRYSQGPQTVAARQAEDKELYPHVPLHTPFNLDVSRSQQLSRFYQLTQQHREFYRDKSGAMQIVPYFVLPAKEKERHPHPLDLPPLSTKTRWRLLRVSPMNLQTYQTFPSGKRVTSRERAIRDSFFECRA from the exons ATGAGATACTCCCAGGGTCCCCAGACCGTGGCAGCGCGCCAAGCAGAGGACAAGGAGCTGTACCCACACGTCCCACTGCACACCCCCTTCAACCTGGACGTCAGCCGatcccagcagctgagcaggttCTACCAG CTGACCCAGCAGCACCGTGAGTTTTACCGGGACAAGAGCGGGGCGATGCAGATCGTTCCTTACTTTGTGCTGCCTGcgaaggaaaaggagagacatCCTCATCCGCTCGACCT aCCACCGCTCAGCACGAAGACCCGCTGGCGTTTGCTGCGAGTGTCACCGATGAACCTGCAGACCTACCAGACCTTCCCCTCGGGGAAGAGGGTCACGTCCCGGGAGAGAGCCATCCGAGACAGCTTTTTTGAGTGCCGAGCCTAA